A genomic stretch from Kribbella amoyensis includes:
- a CDS encoding LysR family transcriptional regulator codes for MELELRHLRVVCRLADSGSVSKAAAALGVSQPSLTAQLHRIEDAIGGPLFERGPQGVAPTPLGKHVLGRARSMLADMDELVGSSRRYTAGPGPLRIGSVRTVMFGAWLSRLEELLPDRELSTQVDTSFAVLTELLAAGVVDVVMLGRCDDAHAPPCPPGIVERTMVYPEPFAIALPANHRLASSTEIRLEQLAEDTWICPPAGKEDGDLAALRDSCEAVGFTPRFRYSNLDSSEIEQLIGEGRGVSPCAPTVRRIPSAVIRPLVGRPLLWRRALRWRPEAITETDVNRIHQAFVDTYRSTLAETAALHGWWAEQPGAHPTIHDPED; via the coding sequence ATGGAGCTGGAACTGCGTCACCTTCGCGTCGTCTGCCGGCTCGCCGACAGCGGCAGTGTGTCCAAGGCCGCCGCCGCGCTCGGGGTGTCGCAGCCGTCGCTCACCGCCCAGCTCCACCGGATCGAGGACGCGATCGGCGGACCGCTGTTCGAACGCGGTCCACAGGGCGTCGCCCCGACCCCACTGGGCAAGCACGTCCTCGGCCGGGCCCGGTCCATGCTCGCCGACATGGACGAGCTCGTCGGATCCAGCCGCCGCTACACCGCGGGGCCTGGTCCGTTGCGGATCGGCTCTGTCCGCACGGTGATGTTCGGTGCGTGGCTGTCCCGGTTGGAGGAGCTGCTGCCCGACCGCGAGCTCAGTACGCAGGTGGACACGTCGTTCGCCGTACTGACCGAGCTGCTCGCCGCGGGTGTCGTCGACGTGGTCATGCTCGGCCGCTGCGACGACGCGCACGCACCGCCGTGTCCACCAGGCATCGTCGAGCGGACGATGGTGTACCCGGAACCGTTCGCCATCGCGTTGCCGGCCAACCATCGGCTTGCCTCCAGCACCGAGATCCGGTTGGAGCAACTGGCCGAGGACACCTGGATCTGTCCGCCCGCGGGCAAGGAGGACGGCGACCTCGCGGCGTTGCGGGACAGCTGCGAGGCCGTCGGATTCACCCCGCGGTTCCGCTACTCGAACCTGGACAGCAGCGAGATCGAGCAGCTCATCGGCGAGGGACGCGGGGTCTCACCCTGCGCGCCGACCGTCCGCCGGATCCCGAGCGCCGTCATCCGGCCGCTCGTGGGTCGGCCGCTGCTCTGGCGCCGTGCCCTTCGCTGGCGGCCGGAAGCGATCACGGAGACCGACGTGAACCGGATCCACCAGGCGTTCGTCGACACGTACCGCAGCACGCTCGCCGAGACCGCGGCTCTGCACGGCTGGTGGGCCGAGCAGCCGGGCGCGCACCCGACGATCCACGATCCCGAGGACTGA
- a CDS encoding DUF1707 and FHA domain-containing protein, with amino-acid sequence MAFGRLELMRPSDAERDRALAVLRDGASSGRLSHDTFVRRMNFVLGAQSRRELADAVQDLPTRTPRAAELLQRISAYLPRLSVSGRTQGLPALALPPPGSPTIRIGRVPGATVRIPDISVSRRHAELRHTGAGWMVRDLGSMNGTHLNGFRITTPTPVRAGDHVRFGAVTYLLTWTDPR; translated from the coding sequence ATGGCGTTCGGCAGGCTGGAACTGATGCGTCCGTCGGACGCGGAGCGTGACCGTGCGCTGGCCGTCCTCCGGGACGGCGCGAGCAGCGGCAGGCTGTCGCACGACACCTTCGTCCGCCGGATGAACTTCGTCCTCGGCGCCCAGAGCCGTCGCGAACTCGCCGACGCCGTCCAGGACCTCCCCACCCGGACGCCGCGCGCCGCCGAGCTGCTGCAGCGCATCTCCGCGTACCTTCCGCGCCTGTCCGTGTCCGGCCGGACCCAGGGGCTGCCCGCGTTGGCCCTGCCGCCACCCGGCTCACCGACGATCCGGATCGGCCGTGTTCCCGGTGCGACCGTCCGCATCCCCGACATCTCGGTGAGCCGCCGGCACGCCGAGCTCCGGCACACCGGCGCCGGCTGGATGGTCCGGGACCTCGGGTCGATGAACGGTACCCACCTGAACGGCTTCCGCATCACCACTCCGACGCCGGTCCGGGCCGGCGACCACGTCCGCTTCGGCGCGGTCACCTACCTCCTGACCTGGACCGATCCACGCTAG
- a CDS encoding glycoside hydrolase family 3 C-terminal domain-containing protein, producing the protein MTDQVLAQLTLEEKAALCLGSDFWRTAPVDRLGVPAILLSDGPHGLRRQPDDGDHVGIGGSLPATCFPTASTLGSCWDPGLVRRVGQAIGEEARAQGVAVVLGPGINIKRSPLCGRNFEYLSEDPLISGVLGAAFVEGVQSQGVGTSVKHYAANNQETDRLRVSADVDERTLREIYLAGFERVVRTAKPWTVMCSYNRLNGIHASQHPWLLTEVLRDEWGFDGLVMSDWGAVHDRVAALAAGLDLEMPPKLGISDAAIVAAVRSGELDEDVLDRAVGRVLRLVERASSVGSGDFEVDGHHALARAAAAESLVLLKNSDDLLPLAPVDGDVVAVIGEFARTARYQGAGSSQVNPTRVETPLDALRDGVPAGVEVVFEPGFGLDTALDEELAAEAVGLAERASVVVVFLGLPAADESEGFDRTHLDLPANQLALLPRLAAANPNLVVVLANGSAVRLSTWDLDARAIVECWLAGQAGGGAVADVLLGKVNPSGRLTETLPLRLEDNPAYLNFPGEQGHVRYGEGVFVGYRGYDALGQEASYPFGHGLSYTTFAYDGLAVDVVGEGVDVRVRVSCGLRNTGSRVGKEVVQLYVGDPEAGVRRPTRELKGFRKVEVEQGTRVTVDFELTARDLSYWSTTHRGWVLEPGVFEIAVGSSSRDLPLATSVTVTGPPVLPRLDGMATLDEWLAHPDGAAALRDAVGVDADGNARGILGNPELLRMIGNFPISSLATFPGLGLDEGVLDRILGPS; encoded by the coding sequence ATGACGGACCAGGTACTGGCACAGCTGACCCTCGAGGAGAAGGCCGCGCTCTGCCTCGGGTCGGACTTCTGGCGCACGGCGCCCGTCGATCGGCTGGGCGTCCCCGCGATCCTGCTCTCCGACGGGCCGCACGGACTCCGGCGGCAACCCGACGACGGCGACCACGTCGGCATCGGCGGCAGCCTCCCGGCGACCTGCTTCCCGACCGCGAGCACACTCGGTTCCTGCTGGGATCCGGGCCTGGTCCGCCGGGTCGGCCAGGCCATCGGCGAGGAGGCTCGCGCCCAGGGTGTCGCCGTGGTGCTCGGCCCGGGGATCAACATCAAGCGGTCTCCGTTGTGCGGGCGGAACTTCGAGTACCTGTCCGAGGACCCGCTGATCTCGGGAGTCCTCGGGGCCGCGTTCGTCGAGGGCGTCCAGAGCCAGGGTGTCGGGACCTCGGTCAAGCACTACGCCGCCAACAACCAGGAGACGGATCGTCTGCGGGTCAGCGCGGACGTGGACGAGCGGACGCTGCGCGAGATCTACCTGGCCGGCTTCGAACGCGTCGTCCGGACCGCGAAGCCGTGGACCGTGATGTGCTCGTACAACAGGCTCAACGGGATCCACGCGTCGCAGCACCCGTGGTTGCTCACCGAGGTGCTGCGGGACGAGTGGGGATTCGACGGGCTGGTCATGTCCGACTGGGGTGCCGTGCACGATCGTGTCGCGGCGCTCGCGGCCGGGCTGGATCTGGAGATGCCGCCGAAGCTGGGGATCAGCGATGCCGCGATCGTCGCCGCGGTGCGGTCTGGTGAGTTGGACGAGGATGTGCTCGACCGGGCGGTGGGTCGGGTTCTGCGCCTGGTCGAGCGGGCTTCGTCGGTTGGCTCGGGTGATTTCGAGGTGGATGGGCATCACGCGTTGGCGCGAGCGGCTGCTGCGGAATCCTTGGTGCTGTTGAAGAACTCGGACGACTTGTTGCCGTTGGCCCCTGTCGATGGGGACGTGGTGGCCGTGATCGGGGAGTTCGCGCGGACGGCGCGGTATCAGGGGGCCGGGAGTTCGCAGGTCAACCCGACGCGGGTCGAAACGCCGTTGGACGCGTTGCGGGACGGGGTACCGGCGGGGGTCGAGGTGGTCTTCGAGCCAGGATTCGGACTGGACACGGCGCTGGACGAGGAGCTGGCGGCCGAGGCCGTCGGGCTGGCGGAACGGGCGTCGGTGGTGGTCGTGTTCCTCGGGTTGCCGGCGGCCGACGAGTCCGAGGGGTTCGACCGGACCCACCTGGACCTGCCGGCGAACCAGCTCGCCCTGCTCCCCCGGCTCGCGGCCGCGAATCCGAACCTCGTGGTCGTGCTCGCCAACGGGTCCGCGGTGCGGCTGTCGACGTGGGACCTGGACGCACGGGCGATCGTGGAGTGCTGGCTCGCGGGCCAGGCCGGTGGAGGTGCCGTCGCCGATGTGCTGCTCGGCAAGGTCAACCCGTCGGGCCGTTTGACCGAGACGCTGCCGCTGCGGCTGGAAGACAACCCGGCGTACCTGAACTTCCCGGGCGAGCAGGGTCACGTCCGGTACGGGGAAGGCGTGTTCGTCGGGTACCGCGGGTACGACGCGCTGGGGCAGGAGGCGAGCTACCCCTTCGGCCACGGGTTGTCGTACACGACGTTCGCGTACGACGGGCTGGCCGTGGACGTGGTCGGTGAGGGGGTCGACGTACGGGTCCGCGTGTCGTGCGGTTTGCGGAACACGGGCTCGCGGGTCGGCAAGGAGGTCGTGCAGTTGTACGTCGGGGATCCCGAGGCCGGGGTCCGCCGGCCCACGCGGGAGCTGAAGGGATTCCGCAAGGTCGAGGTGGAGCAGGGTACGCGGGTGACCGTGGACTTCGAACTCACGGCGCGCGACCTGTCGTACTGGTCGACGACGCACCGCGGCTGGGTCCTCGAGCCGGGGGTGTTCGAGATCGCGGTGGGATCGTCCTCGCGGGACCTGCCGCTGGCCACCTCGGTCACGGTGACCGGTCCCCCGGTCCTGCCGCGGCTCGACGGGATGGCGACACTGGACGAGTGGCTCGCGCATCCCGACGGCGCCGCGGCCTTGCGGGACGCGGTCGGGGTCGATGCCGACGGCAACGCTCGCGGGATCCTCGGCAACCCGGAACTGCTCAGGATGATCGGCAACTTCCCGATCAGCAGCCTGGCGACGTTCCCCGGCCTCGGCCTGGACGAAGGCGTCCTCGACCGGATCCTCGGTCCCAGCTGA
- a CDS encoding ATP-dependent DNA ligase gives MQLPVMPPVPPMLAKAVKQIPDGAVSFEPKWDGFRSIVFRDGDEVEIGSRNEKPMTRYFPELVEAIRANLPERCVIDGEIVVVGSSGDRLDFEVLQQRIHPAASRVKMLSETTPAKFVAFDLLALGDTDYTDRPFSERRAALEEALAPAKAPIHLTRTTTDKVLATEWFHQFEGAGLDGVIAKPLDGLYEPDKRTMFKIKHERTADCVVAGYRVHKSGPNRIGSLLLGLFNEEGVLASVGVIGAFPMARREELFEELQPLVTEFDEHPWAWAKQEEGNRTPRNAEGSRWQAGKDLSFVPLVPERVVEVKYDHMEGVRFRHTAQFVRWRPDRKPESCTYEQLEEPVKFDLGDVLG, from the coding sequence ATGCAGCTACCCGTGATGCCGCCGGTCCCGCCGATGCTCGCCAAGGCGGTCAAGCAGATCCCGGACGGGGCCGTCAGTTTCGAGCCGAAGTGGGACGGTTTCCGCTCGATCGTGTTCCGCGACGGTGACGAGGTCGAGATCGGCAGCCGGAACGAGAAGCCGATGACCCGGTACTTCCCGGAACTGGTCGAGGCGATCCGGGCGAACCTGCCGGAGCGGTGCGTGATCGACGGCGAGATCGTCGTGGTCGGCTCGTCGGGGGACCGGCTCGATTTCGAGGTGCTGCAGCAGCGGATCCACCCGGCCGCCTCGCGGGTGAAGATGCTGTCGGAGACGACGCCGGCCAAGTTCGTCGCGTTCGACCTGCTCGCGTTGGGCGACACCGACTACACGGATCGCCCGTTCTCCGAACGCCGGGCCGCGTTGGAGGAGGCGCTCGCCCCGGCGAAGGCGCCGATCCACCTGACCCGGACGACCACCGACAAGGTGCTCGCGACGGAGTGGTTCCACCAGTTCGAGGGCGCCGGACTGGACGGCGTGATCGCGAAGCCGCTGGACGGGCTGTACGAGCCGGACAAGCGGACCATGTTCAAGATCAAGCACGAGCGGACCGCGGACTGCGTCGTCGCCGGGTACCGCGTGCACAAGAGCGGCCCGAACCGGATCGGCTCCCTGTTGCTCGGCCTCTTCAACGAAGAGGGCGTCCTCGCCAGCGTCGGCGTGATCGGCGCGTTCCCGATGGCACGGCGCGAGGAGCTCTTCGAGGAACTGCAGCCGCTGGTCACCGAGTTCGACGAGCACCCGTGGGCGTGGGCGAAGCAGGAGGAAGGCAACCGGACCCCCCGCAACGCCGAGGGGAGTCGCTGGCAGGCCGGCAAGGACCTCAGCTTCGTCCCGCTGGTCCCGGAGCGGGTCGTCGAGGTGAAGTACGACCACATGGAGGGCGTCCGGTTCCGGCACACGGCGCAGTTCGTGCGCTGGCGTCCGGATCGGAAGCCGGAGTCCTGCACGTACGAGCAGCTCGAGGAGCCGGTGAAGTTCGACCTCGGCGACGTCCTCGGCTGA
- a CDS encoding ABC transporter ATP-binding protein — MSAGMMRGMGGGSGAGSWRRQDASVVNQKLAKGTVRRIVRFAKPFRWQITFFLVLVVISAFLVVASPLLFKRIVDDGISKGDAGLVTALALLVALLAVVEAGLGLLQRWYSAQIGEGLIFDLRTKVFAHVQRMPVAFFTRTQTGALVSRLNTDVIGAQQAFTSTLSGVVSNIISLVLVVAAMLVLSWQLTVVAILLLPVFLVPARILGRRLAALTREQMQLNADMSTAMTERFSVGGALLVTLFGRPDHENRDFGERAGRVRDLGIRTAMLGRVFFTALTLVAALATALVYGVGGNLAVRETLTVGTLLALVALLGRLYGPLTALSNVRVDVMTALVSFERVFEVLDLDPMIKDAPDAKPLPANAATVSFDHVAFSYPTADQVSLASLEAVAVLDKRASSQVLEDITFSVEPGQMVALVGPSGAGKTTITNLVARLYDVTSGAVRVGGQDVREVTLESLHDTIGYVTQDAHMFHDTIRANLAYAKPDATDAQMIEALRSAQVWDLVAALPDGLDTVVGDRGHRLSGGERQRLAIARLLLKAPHIVVLDEATAHLDSESEVAVQRALDTALEGRTSVVIAHRLSTVRNADQILVVDHGNIVERGTHEQLLALNGEYAVLYRTQFAHTNGAVVTDINTAV; from the coding sequence ATGTCGGCGGGAATGATGCGAGGGATGGGCGGCGGGAGCGGCGCGGGCAGTTGGCGCCGGCAGGACGCCTCCGTGGTCAACCAGAAACTGGCCAAGGGAACGGTCCGGCGGATCGTGCGGTTCGCGAAGCCGTTCCGCTGGCAGATCACGTTCTTCCTCGTGCTCGTGGTGATCTCCGCCTTCCTGGTGGTCGCCTCGCCGCTGCTGTTCAAGCGGATCGTCGACGACGGCATCTCCAAGGGCGACGCGGGTCTGGTGACGGCGCTCGCCCTCCTGGTCGCGTTGCTCGCCGTGGTGGAGGCCGGGCTCGGTCTGCTGCAGCGCTGGTACTCCGCGCAGATCGGTGAAGGCCTGATCTTCGACCTGCGGACCAAGGTGTTCGCCCACGTCCAGCGGATGCCGGTCGCCTTCTTCACCCGGACCCAGACCGGCGCGCTGGTCTCCCGGCTCAACACCGACGTCATCGGCGCCCAGCAGGCGTTCACCTCGACCCTGTCCGGCGTCGTCTCGAACATCATCAGCCTGGTCCTGGTCGTCGCCGCGATGCTGGTGCTGAGCTGGCAGCTGACCGTGGTGGCGATCCTGCTGCTGCCGGTGTTCCTGGTGCCGGCCCGGATCCTCGGTCGCCGGCTGGCCGCGCTGACCCGCGAGCAGATGCAGCTCAACGCGGACATGTCGACCGCGATGACCGAGCGCTTCAGCGTCGGCGGTGCCCTGCTGGTGACGCTCTTCGGCCGCCCCGACCACGAGAACCGCGACTTCGGCGAACGTGCCGGCCGGGTCCGCGACCTGGGTATCCGCACCGCGATGCTCGGGCGCGTCTTCTTCACCGCTCTCACCCTGGTCGCCGCGCTGGCGACCGCGCTCGTGTACGGGGTCGGCGGGAACCTCGCCGTCCGCGAGACCCTGACCGTCGGGACGCTGCTCGCGCTGGTGGCGCTGCTCGGCCGGTTGTACGGTCCGCTGACCGCCCTGTCGAACGTGCGGGTCGACGTGATGACCGCGCTGGTCTCCTTCGAGCGGGTCTTCGAGGTGCTCGACCTGGATCCGATGATCAAGGACGCCCCGGACGCGAAGCCGCTGCCGGCGAACGCGGCCACGGTCAGCTTCGACCATGTCGCCTTCTCGTACCCGACCGCCGACCAGGTCTCCCTGGCCAGCCTCGAAGCGGTCGCCGTCCTCGACAAGCGTGCCTCCTCCCAGGTGCTGGAAGACATCACCTTCTCCGTCGAGCCCGGCCAGATGGTCGCGCTGGTGGGTCCGTCCGGCGCCGGCAAGACCACGATCACCAACCTGGTCGCCCGCCTGTACGACGTCACCAGCGGCGCGGTCCGCGTCGGCGGTCAGGACGTCCGCGAGGTGACGCTGGAGTCCCTGCACGACACGATCGGGTACGTCACGCAGGACGCCCACATGTTCCACGACACGATCCGCGCGAACCTGGCGTACGCCAAGCCGGACGCCACCGACGCGCAGATGATCGAGGCGCTCCGCTCGGCCCAGGTCTGGGACCTGGTCGCAGCCCTCCCGGACGGCCTGGACACCGTGGTCGGCGACCGCGGCCACCGCCTCTCCGGCGGCGAACGCCAACGCCTGGCGATCGCGAGACTGTTGCTGAAGGCCCCCCACATCGTCGTCCTCGACGAAGCAACCGCCCACCTCGACTCCGAGTCCGAGGTAGCGGTCCAAAGGGCCCTGGACACAGCCCTCGAAGGGCGCACGTCCGTAGTCATCGCCCACAGACTCTCCACCGTCCGCAACGCCGACCAGATCCTCGTAGTAGACCACGGCAACATCGTCGAAAGAGGAACCCACGAACAACTCCTGGCCCTCAACGGCGAATACGCAGTCCTCTACAGAACCCAGTTCGCCCACACCAACGGCGCGGTCGTAACAGACATCAACACCGCGGTCTGA
- a CDS encoding enoyl-CoA hydratase/isomerase family protein, with translation MMESGLRLTVDGPVARVVLDRPEVRNAQTPAMWRALAGFGQALPPEVRVVVVSGEGPSFSAGLDRRLIMGETVEGEEPLLSLGAKPADQVHAEIAAFQAGFSWLRRPEFVSVAAVQGHAVGAGFQLALACDLRVVADDARFSMREPALGLVPDLGGTQPLVQLVGYSRALEICATSRWVEAGEARELGLANIVVGVSELGDTVKDLTEALLAPLPGAVRETKALLLGAADRPYEEQLRAEREAQARRLAELLGSLG, from the coding sequence ATGATGGAATCTGGACTGCGGTTGACGGTGGACGGCCCGGTCGCCCGGGTGGTGCTGGACCGGCCGGAGGTGCGCAACGCGCAGACGCCGGCGATGTGGCGCGCGCTGGCCGGGTTCGGGCAGGCGCTGCCGCCGGAGGTGCGGGTGGTCGTGGTGTCGGGGGAGGGACCCTCGTTCTCGGCCGGGCTGGACCGACGGTTGATCATGGGTGAGACAGTCGAGGGTGAGGAGCCGTTGCTCAGCCTCGGGGCGAAGCCGGCCGATCAGGTGCACGCGGAGATCGCTGCCTTCCAGGCGGGGTTCTCCTGGTTGCGGCGGCCGGAGTTCGTGAGTGTGGCCGCTGTGCAGGGACATGCTGTGGGTGCGGGGTTCCAGCTCGCGCTGGCGTGCGACCTGCGGGTGGTGGCCGACGACGCGAGGTTCAGCATGCGCGAGCCGGCGCTCGGGTTGGTGCCCGACCTGGGCGGTACGCAGCCGCTGGTGCAGCTGGTCGGGTACTCGCGCGCCCTGGAGATCTGCGCGACGTCCCGCTGGGTCGAGGCCGGCGAGGCGCGGGAGCTCGGGTTGGCCAACATCGTCGTCGGAGTGTCGGAGCTCGGGGATACGGTGAAGGATCTGACCGAGGCGCTGCTGGCCCCGCTGCCGGGTGCGGTGCGGGAGACGAAGGCGTTGCTGCTGGGCGCGGCCGACCGGCCGTACGAGGAGCAGTTGCGGGCGGAGCGGGAGGCCCAGGCACGGCGGCTCGCGGAATTGCTGGGAAGCTTGGGCTGA
- the abc-f gene encoding ribosomal protection-like ABC-F family protein yields MITVSNLEVRVGARQLLAPASFRVGPGDKVGLVGRNGAGKTTLTKILAGEGLPASGSISSSGEIGYLPQDPRTGDLEILARDRILAARGLDEVVRRLRSAEKSMASADEKTRAKGMRRYERAEADLHAAGGYAAESEAARIAANLGLPERVLGQPLGTLSGGQRRRVELARILFAQAETLLLDEPTNHLDADSIVWLRDFLKAYSGGVIMISHDVNLLEETVTRVFHLDANRAEIDVYNVGWKAYLGQRETDERRRKRERANAEKKASQLVDQANKMRAKATKATAAQQMLKRAEKLMASLEDERASDRVAKIAFPTPAACGKTPLMARELSKSYGSLEIFTDVDLAIDRGSRVVVLGLNGAGKTTLLRVLSGLEKSDTGEVIDGHGLKLGYYAQEHETLDVNRTVIENMKSAAPDLNETQARSVLGSFLFTGDDADKPARVLSGGEKTRLALATLVVSAANVLLLDEPTNNLDPASRAEVLSAIRSYQGAIVLVTHDEGAVEALEPERVLLLPDGVEDLWTNEYADLVSLA; encoded by the coding sequence ATGATCACCGTCTCCAACCTCGAGGTCCGTGTCGGGGCCCGGCAGCTGCTCGCGCCCGCCTCCTTCCGGGTCGGACCGGGCGACAAGGTCGGGCTGGTCGGGCGGAACGGCGCCGGCAAGACCACGCTGACCAAGATCCTCGCCGGTGAGGGGCTGCCGGCCAGCGGTTCGATCTCGTCCTCCGGCGAGATCGGGTACCTGCCGCAGGACCCGCGCACCGGCGACCTGGAGATCCTCGCCCGGGACAGGATCCTGGCCGCCCGTGGCCTGGACGAGGTGGTCCGGCGGCTGCGCAGCGCCGAGAAGTCGATGGCGAGCGCCGACGAGAAGACCCGGGCCAAGGGCATGCGCCGGTACGAGCGGGCCGAGGCCGACCTGCACGCGGCCGGTGGGTACGCCGCGGAGTCGGAGGCGGCCCGGATCGCGGCGAACCTGGGCCTGCCCGAGCGCGTACTCGGCCAGCCGCTGGGGACGTTGTCGGGTGGTCAGCGGCGCCGCGTCGAGCTGGCCCGGATCCTGTTCGCCCAGGCCGAGACGCTGCTGCTGGACGAGCCGACGAACCACCTGGACGCCGACTCGATCGTCTGGCTGCGGGACTTCCTCAAGGCGTACTCGGGTGGCGTGATCATGATCAGCCACGACGTGAACCTGCTCGAGGAGACCGTCACCCGGGTGTTCCACCTGGACGCGAACCGGGCCGAGATCGACGTGTACAACGTCGGCTGGAAGGCGTACCTGGGGCAGCGTGAGACCGACGAGCGGCGGCGCAAACGCGAGCGGGCGAACGCGGAGAAGAAGGCGTCCCAGCTGGTCGACCAGGCGAACAAGATGCGCGCCAAGGCGACCAAGGCGACCGCGGCCCAGCAGATGCTCAAGCGGGCCGAGAAGCTGATGGCGTCGCTGGAGGACGAGCGCGCGTCGGACCGGGTCGCGAAGATCGCCTTCCCGACCCCGGCGGCGTGCGGCAAGACCCCGTTGATGGCTCGCGAGCTGTCCAAGTCGTACGGGTCGCTGGAGATCTTCACCGACGTCGACCTGGCCATCGACCGGGGTTCGCGGGTGGTCGTGCTGGGGCTGAACGGCGCCGGCAAGACCACGTTGCTGCGGGTCCTGTCCGGGCTGGAGAAGTCCGACACCGGCGAGGTGATCGACGGGCACGGGCTCAAGCTCGGGTACTACGCGCAGGAGCACGAGACGCTCGACGTGAACCGGACCGTGATCGAGAACATGAAGTCGGCGGCCCCGGATCTCAACGAGACCCAGGCGCGGTCGGTGCTCGGGTCGTTCCTGTTCACCGGGGACGACGCGGACAAGCCGGCCCGGGTGCTGTCCGGCGGCGAGAAGACCCGTCTCGCGCTGGCGACGCTGGTCGTCTCGGCGGCGAACGTGCTGCTGCTCGACGAGCCCACCAACAACCTGGACCCGGCCTCCCGCGCCGAGGTGCTGAGCGCGATCCGCTCGTACCAGGGCGCGATCGTGCTCGTCACCCACGACGAGGGTGCCGTCGAGGCGCTGGAACCGGAGCGCGTCCTGCTGCTGCCGGACGGCGTCGAGGACCTCTGGACGAACGAGTACGCGGACCTCGTCTCGCTGGCCTGA
- a CDS encoding neutral zinc metallopeptidase: MKFNPDADLDTSGVEDTRGSGGGGGGGLLPGGMGIPVGGGIGGLVLLVVILLLNGGIPGVGGSGADEPTVRNTAAGNLDSCKKGTDLANNQDCRFVFYQNSIEGFWAAELPRRGKKYTRAPMRVFDGSVNTGCGAATSAVGPFYCPPDKRVYLDLGFFETLQTQLGARGGNFAEAYVVAHEYGHHIQNLYGYLDRIKSRQGPASDSVRSELQADCLAGVWTNHATTVPDKDGDTFIEGLTEDDIARGLDAAAAVGDDRIQQKSQGRVTPENFSHGTAEQRMRWFKTGMDSGNLSACDTWSTRNL, from the coding sequence GTGAAATTCAACCCGGACGCCGACTTGGACACCAGCGGTGTCGAGGACACGCGTGGTAGCGGAGGTGGAGGCGGCGGCGGGCTGCTTCCCGGTGGGATGGGCATCCCGGTCGGCGGAGGGATCGGGGGCCTGGTCCTCCTGGTGGTGATCCTGCTGCTGAACGGTGGGATCCCCGGCGTCGGCGGCAGCGGCGCGGACGAGCCGACCGTCCGGAACACCGCCGCCGGCAACCTCGACTCCTGCAAGAAGGGCACGGACCTGGCGAACAACCAGGACTGCCGCTTCGTCTTCTACCAGAACTCGATCGAGGGTTTCTGGGCCGCCGAACTGCCGCGGCGGGGCAAGAAGTACACCCGGGCGCCGATGCGGGTCTTCGACGGCTCGGTCAACACCGGCTGCGGCGCGGCGACCAGCGCGGTCGGCCCCTTCTACTGCCCGCCGGACAAGCGGGTGTACCTGGACCTGGGCTTCTTCGAGACGCTGCAGACCCAGCTCGGTGCCCGCGGCGGCAACTTCGCCGAGGCGTACGTGGTCGCGCACGAGTACGGCCACCACATCCAGAACCTGTACGGCTACCTGGACCGGATCAAGTCCCGCCAGGGTCCGGCCTCGGACTCGGTCCGCTCCGAACTGCAGGCGGACTGCCTCGCCGGCGTCTGGACGAACCACGCGACCACGGTCCCGGACAAGGACGGCGACACGTTCATCGAGGGCCTGACCGAGGACGACATCGCCCGCGGCCTCGACGCGGCGGCCGCGGTCGGCGACGACCGGATCCAGCAGAAGTCCCAGGGCCGCGTCACCCCGGAGAACTTCAGCCACGGCACCGCCGAGCAGCGGATGCGCTGGTTCAAGACCGGCATGGACTCCGGCAACCTCTCCGCCTGCGACACCTGGTCCACCCGCAACCTCTGA